The DNA region GTCGACCGCGCGCATCAGCACGATGATCTCGCCGCGGTAGACCGCGCGGTACTCGCGGCCGACGCCGTCGGTGACGCACCGGAGCACGGTGACCGCGTCGGGGCCGCTGGGCGGCGCGACCGCGCACGGTCCGACGGTGGTGCCGATCGGGTACGACTTGGCGGCGCCGGTGTGGTCGCCGACCTCCAGGAACAGGTTGAGCTTGCCGTCGGGCACCGGCTGCTGGCCCCAGCCGACGAGGGTCTGCGCGACGACGCCGGGATCCGGCGGCGCGGAGCCCGAGCCCTGGCCGGGATCGGTCGCAGGCTTCTTGCTTCCGCCGCAGGCGACCAGCACGATGGCGACGACGACGAGGGCACGGACACGCATGCCGTGTTGTAGCAGGCGCGCGCGCGATCGATCGGGCATAGCACCACAGATGTTGGCGCGGTCGCCGACGTTCACGACGGCCGCGCATCCGGTACGATGGCGCCGTGGCTCTGGCGCGACTGATCGTCATCGACGGCCCCGATCGCGGGCGCGAGTTCGATATCACCGCCCGCGGTGGCGGCGTCGGCCGCGGCGAGGACAACGCCGCCCAGCTCACCGATCCGTCGGTGTCGCGCCTGCACTGCTCGCTCGAGCCGCGCGACGGCGGCCTGGCGGTCGTCGACGCCGGCAGCCGCAACAAGACGCTGGTCAACGGCGCGCCGGTGACCGAGCGGCTGCTCGAGGCCGGCGACGAGATCACCGTCGGCCAGACCCGGCTGACGTTCCTGCCGCAGGGCGCGGTCACGGTCACGCGCGCGGCGGCGCCGGCCAAGGTCACGATCGAGATCGGCACCCGCGAGCTGATGGCGCTGGGCGGGCCCGCCGTCGACGCCGGCGCGCGTCGGCACCTGGCGACGCTCGCGGCGCTGGGCGAGCGGCTGACCGCGGCGATCGGGCGCGGCCGCGGCGAGGTGGCCCAGGCCGCCGCCGAGGCCAGCCTGACCTTGGTCTCGGCCGAGCGCGGGTTCGTGCTGGCGCGCGATCGCGGGGCGACCACGCCGCTCGGGCGCGCCGGCGATGCGGGGCCGAGCCTGGTGCTGCCCGACGCGGTGCTCGACACGGTCCTGGGCCGCGGGCGCGCGCTCGCGATCGATCTCGGCTCACGCCCGGCGCTGGCGGTGCCGGTCGGGACCGGCGCCGCCGCCGCGGTGCTGGTGGCCGATCGCGCCACCGGCAGCTTCGGCGAGCTCGAGCTGATGGCGGCCGGGTGCCTCGGCCAGCTGGTCGCGGCGGCGCTGGCCGCGGCCGACACCCAGGGCCTCCTGGTCCGCACCCAGGAGGTGCTCGAGGAGCGGCTCGGCGACCGCGAGCTGATCGGCCGATCGCCGCCGGCGCGGGCGCTGCTCGAGCTGGTCGCCCGGGTCGCGCCGACCGACGCCACGGTGCTGCTCGGCGGCGAGTCCGGCGCCGGCAAGGAGATGGTGGCCCGGGCGATCCACCGCGGCAGCCGGCGCGCGGCCGGCCCGTGCGTCGCGGTCAACTGCGCGGCGCTGACCGAGACGCTGATCGAGAGCGAGCTGTTCGGCCACGAGAAGGGCGCGTTCACCGGCGCCACCGACAAGAAGATCGGCCGCTTCGAGGCCGCCGACAAGGGCACGCTGTTCCTCGACGAGATCGGCGAGATGCCGCTGGCGCTGCAGACCAAGCTGCTGCGCGTGCTCGAGGAGCGGCAGTTCGAGCGGGTCGGCGGCACCCGGTCGGTCGCGGTCGACGTCCGGCTGATCGCCGCGACCAACCGCGATCTGCCCGAGCTGGCGCGGCGCGGCCTGTTCCGCGAGGACCTGTACTACCGGCTGTCGGTGATCCACGCGATCGTCCCGGCGCTGCGCGAGCGCGCCGACGACATCCCGCTCTTGGCCGAGCACTTCCTGACCCGCATGCGCCAGCAGATCGGGCGCCGCGTGCGCGGGTTCCGCCCCGACGCGATGGCGGCGCTGGTCGCGCACCCGTGGCCCGGCAACGTGCGCGAGCTGCGCAACGCGATCGAGCGCGCGGTCGTGCTCGGCCGCAGCGAGTGGATCGAGGAGGGCGACCTGCCGCCGAACCTGATCGCGCGGATCCCGCACCGCCGCAGCGCGCCGACGCCGCCGCTGGGCTCGATGACGATCACCGGCCCCGTGACGCTCGCGGCCCAGAGCCTGCCCGGCCTGCCGGTGCCGCCGACCAGCTCGCCGGCGCTGGTGGTCCCGCCGATCGTACCCGAGCCGCGGATCGATCCGCCGGGCGCCGAGGCGCCGCCGCCGCCCGCGGCCCCCGCGGCGCCCGCCGCCAGATCGCTGCGCGAGCTCGAGCGCGAGGGCATCATCGCGGCCCTGGCCGCCACCGGCGGCAACAAGGCCCAGGCCGCCGGGATCCTCGAGATCGATCGCTCGACGCTCTACAAGAAGCTGAAGGAGTACGGCATCGGCTGAGCCGCGCGCGGCGCTCACCGTCGAGGCTGGCGCCGAGCGCGTACACCTACGACACGTCCGACGAGGATCTGGGCGACCACCGGCCACCTGGTCAGAGCGAGCTGACCAAGGTGCTGATCGAACCCGATGCTCATGAGCAGCGGCGCCTGCTGCTCGACACCCGCCTCGACCTGCTCCGCTACAGCTACCCCGGCTTCACCCTCCTGCCGTCCCGGGCCAGCGCCCTGGTCCAGGCGGGCGTGACCTGGTCCAGCGCCCTGGTCCAGGCGGGCCTGACCTGGGAGCTGTGACCCCGCGCGGCGGGGTGACGGGGCTAGCGGATCTTGCGGGGGCGACCGCGCTTGCGAGGCGCCTCGCCCGACCCGGCGAAGTCGAGCTCTTCCGCGAAGCGCTCCTCGACCATGTCCGAGACCGAGGTGTGAAGCGAGTCCAGCTTGCGCAGCTCATCGCGCTCGAACTCGGCGAACGAACCATAGATACGCGGCGAGGTAGACATCGTGGTTTCTCCCTGTAGGACCCACATGTCCTACATCTGTTCACAAGGTATTCCAAAGGATCACCTCGGTAAACTTTTCGGCAACGAATTGCGCTGCGTTGCGGGTTCACGACGATGACGCGATGGCGCGACGTCAGACGAACGTGCTAACGGCGTCGCGATGACCCGGATCGTCGCGGTCGCGAACCAGAAAGGCGGCGTCGGTAAGACCACGACCGCCATCAACCTGGCCGCGTCCGTCGCCAGCCGCGGCTACCACGTGCTCCTGTGCGACTTCGACCCCCAGGGCAACGCGTCCTCCGGGGTCGGCTACCCGCGCGACCGGATCGAGCTGTCGATGTACGACGCCCTGGTCGGCGAGGTCGCCCTGGCCGACGTCATCCGGCCGACCGAGATCACGACCTTGTGGGTGGCGCCGGCCAACACCGATCTGGTCGGCGCCGAGATCGAGCTGATCAGCGCCGAGCGCCGCGAGTGGATCCTGGCCGACGCGCTGGCGACGGTGAAGGACCGCTACGACTACATCGTGATCGACTGCCCGCCGTCGCTCGGCATGCTGACGCTCAACGCCCTGTGCGCCGCCGACGGCGTGGTCGTGCCGATGCAGGCCGAGTACTTCGCGCTCGAGGGCATCTCGTCCTTGTCGACGACGATCGAGCGGGTCCGCACCACCTACAACCCGCGCTTGACCATCGACGGCGTGCTGTTCTGCATGTTCGACGCGCGCACCAACCTGTCGGCGCAGGTCCGGGGCGAGGTCCAGTCGTTCTTCGGCGCCAAGGTGTTCGACACGCTGGTGCCGCGCAACGTGCGGCTGTCCGAGGCGCCGTCCCACGGCAAGCCGGCGCTGCTCTACGACTTCCGCAGCCCGGGCGCCAAGAGCTACCTGGCGGTCGCCGACGAGTACCTGGCCCGCCAGGGCCAGCCGGCCATGAGGCCGGCGTCGTGAGCGACCCCAAGCGCGGCGGGCGCGGCCTCGGGCGCGGCCTCGGGGCCCTGATGCCGGCGAAGCCGCCAGTGGCGGCGGTCCCGACGGCGGCGCCGGCCGCCCCGGCCGCGATCATCGCCCGCACCTACTTCCAGGCGCCGATCGAGGACGTCTACCCCAGCGCCGAGCAGCCGCGCCGGCGC from Myxococcales bacterium includes:
- a CDS encoding sigma 54-dependent Fis family transcriptional regulator, which gives rise to MALARLIVIDGPDRGREFDITARGGGVGRGEDNAAQLTDPSVSRLHCSLEPRDGGLAVVDAGSRNKTLVNGAPVTERLLEAGDEITVGQTRLTFLPQGAVTVTRAAAPAKVTIEIGTRELMALGGPAVDAGARRHLATLAALGERLTAAIGRGRGEVAQAAAEASLTLVSAERGFVLARDRGATTPLGRAGDAGPSLVLPDAVLDTVLGRGRALAIDLGSRPALAVPVGTGAAAAVLVADRATGSFGELELMAAGCLGQLVAAALAAADTQGLLVRTQEVLEERLGDRELIGRSPPARALLELVARVAPTDATVLLGGESGAGKEMVARAIHRGSRRAAGPCVAVNCAALTETLIESELFGHEKGAFTGATDKKIGRFEAADKGTLFLDEIGEMPLALQTKLLRVLEERQFERVGGTRSVAVDVRLIAATNRDLPELARRGLFREDLYYRLSVIHAIVPALRERADDIPLLAEHFLTRMRQQIGRRVRGFRPDAMAALVAHPWPGNVRELRNAIERAVVLGRSEWIEEGDLPPNLIARIPHRRSAPTPPLGSMTITGPVTLAAQSLPGLPVPPTSSPALVVPPIVPEPRIDPPGAEAPPPPAAPAAPAARSLRELEREGIIAALAATGGNKAQAAGILEIDRSTLYKKLKEYGIG
- a CDS encoding ParA family protein; amino-acid sequence: MTRIVAVANQKGGVGKTTTAINLAASVASRGYHVLLCDFDPQGNASSGVGYPRDRIELSMYDALVGEVALADVIRPTEITTLWVAPANTDLVGAEIELISAERREWILADALATVKDRYDYIVIDCPPSLGMLTLNALCAADGVVVPMQAEYFALEGISSLSTTIERVRTTYNPRLTIDGVLFCMFDARTNLSAQVRGEVQSFFGAKVFDTLVPRNVRLSEAPSHGKPALLYDFRSPGAKSYLAVADEYLARQGQPAMRPAS